The segment ATTCACTGGGGGAGGATGTCACGGAGAAATCGACGCGATCGCCCTCGATCTCGTCGGTTATAACCGAGCTTGGCAACGTTTAATCCATCGCCACGAAATGTTAAGGGCGATCGTGCGTCCCGACGGACAACAGCAGATTCTCCCCGAAATTCCCCCTTATGAAGTCAAAGTGTTTGACTTACGAGGTAAATCACCAACCGAAGTTGAGAATACCCTTCTAGAAATCCGCGATCGCCTTTCTCACCAAGTTATCAAGAGCGATCGCGCCCCCCTCTTTGAAATCTGCGCTACTCTCATCGACGAAGGGCGCGTCCGACTGCACCTCAGTTTTGACGCTCTGATTGCCGATTTGGGCAGTGGCGAGATCCTCTTTCGAGAACTCTACGAACTCTATCAAAGCCCCGATCGCGAACTCCCCTCTCTCTCTGTTTCCTTCCGAGATTATGTGTTGGCTTTAGAAGCATTAAAAGAGACCGACTTTTATCAACGCGCCTTCGATTACTGGCAGCAGCGCCTCCCCGAACTTCCTCCAGCCCCCGATTTGCCCCTTGCCAAGCCTCTCGCTACCTTAGAAGAGATACGCTTTAACCGTCGCACTCATCGCCTTTCTCCGGAACTGTGGCAGCCCTTAAAACAACGCACCAGTCAATTCAATCTGACCCCTTCCGGCTTGCTAGCCGCAGCGTTCGCAGAAGTTCTAGCCGCTTGGAGCGGAAAATCGCGTTTCACCCTCAATCTCACCCTTTTCAACCGTCTTCCCCTCCACAAAGCGATCGATCGCATCGTTGGAGATTTTACCTCCCTCACTCTCTTAGCGATCGACTGTCGGGAAAAAGAATCTTTTGTCACTCGCGCCCAACGGTTACAAAAACAACTGTGGGAAGACTTAGATCGCAGCGCAGTCAGTGGCGTAACCTTATTGCGAGAACTCAGCCAACTGCAAGGGGATGGCTCTCCCATTCTCATGCCTGTTGTCTTTACCAGCAACCTCATTCAAGAAGGAATTGAGACGAAACCTACGGCAAT is part of the Oscillatoria salina IIICB1 genome and harbors:
- a CDS encoding condensation domain-containing protein yields the protein MALDLVGYNRAWQRLIHRHEMLRAIVRPDGQQQILPEIPPYEVKVFDLRGKSPTEVENTLLEIRDRLSHQVIKSDRAPLFEICATLIDEGRVRLHLSFDALIADLGSGEILFRELYELYQSPDRELPSLSVSFRDYVLALEALKETDFYQRAFDYWQQRLPELPPAPDLPLAKPLATLEEIRFNRRTHRLSPELWQPLKQRTSQFNLTPSGLLAAAFAEVLAAWSGKSRFTLNLTLFNRLPLHKAIDRIVGDFTSLTLLAIDCREKESFVTRAQRLQKQLWEDLDRSAVSGVTLLRELSQLQGDGSPILMPVVFTSNLIQEGIETKPTAISQFGELTYSISQTPQVILDHQVYEDEETLVLTWDCVDEAFPAGVLDAMFATYESFLHRLATVEGAWETEGRQLEIPQLDIQRESNRTEAPLPSGLLHDGFFQQAQKTPEAIAISTLHRTFTYQELSRLACQVGHRLRDLGVMPNELVAVVMEKGGEQVVAVLGILASGAAYLPIDPELPQERIAYLLANGDVKVAIAQAKLRNKIAFPANITVIALDTDDLAQQPDTPLESRQTPENLAY